A genomic window from Lentibacter algarum includes:
- the dgcA gene encoding N-acetyl-D-Glu racemase DgcA, translating into MKITVTPESFKLAQVFTISRGSRTEAKVLTVRLQDGENHGWGECVPYARYDETLESVTAEINGLPDRFDRAALYELLPAGAARNAVDCALWDMEAKASGKRAWELAGLPAPKPEITAYTLSLDTPAKMQEQAAKHAFRPLLKIKLGTPDDMPRLEAVRAGAPKSRIIIDANEGWSRAVYLDLVPHLQRLGVSLVEQPLPASDDDGLIGIERPVPVCADESAHDCSSLPHLKGKYDVVNIKLDKTGGLTEALRLKDAALAEGYGVMVGCMVGTSLAMAPATLVAQGATVTDLDGPLLLAEDRDTPLHFDENGVHAPKPELWG; encoded by the coding sequence ATGAAAATCACAGTCACACCAGAAAGCTTCAAGCTCGCGCAGGTCTTCACCATTTCAAGAGGCTCGCGCACTGAGGCCAAGGTGCTGACGGTGCGTTTGCAAGATGGTGAAAACCACGGCTGGGGCGAATGCGTGCCCTACGCCCGCTATGATGAGACGCTCGAGTCTGTCACAGCAGAGATCAACGGCCTGCCAGACCGATTTGATCGCGCTGCGCTCTATGAACTCCTGCCCGCAGGGGCAGCGCGCAACGCAGTCGATTGTGCGCTCTGGGATATGGAAGCCAAGGCTTCTGGAAAGCGCGCATGGGAGCTTGCGGGGCTGCCTGCGCCGAAGCCCGAGATTACGGCCTATACCCTCTCGCTTGATACGCCTGCAAAGATGCAAGAGCAGGCGGCAAAGCACGCGTTTCGCCCGCTTCTTAAGATCAAGCTCGGCACGCCTGATGACATGCCCCGCCTTGAAGCTGTCCGGGCTGGGGCGCCGAAGTCGCGGATCATTATTGACGCTAATGAAGGCTGGTCTCGAGCTGTTTACCTTGATCTTGTGCCACATCTTCAGCGCCTTGGCGTTTCACTTGTCGAGCAGCCTTTGCCCGCAAGCGATGATGACGGGTTGATCGGGATCGAACGGCCTGTGCCTGTCTGTGCTGATGAAAGCGCCCATGATTGCTCTAGCCTGCCTCATCTCAAGGGCAAGTATGACGTTGTGAACATCAAGCTCGACAAGACTGGTGGGTTGACTGAAGCGCTTCGCTTGAAAGACGCGGCATTGGCAGAGGGTTATGGCGTTATGGTTGGCTGTATGGTTGGCACATCGCTGGCGATGGCCCCAGCAACGCTTGTCGCACAAGGTGCGACAGTGACCGATCTTGACGGCCCGCTGCTTCTGGCGGAAGACCGTGATACGCCACTTCATTTTGACGAAAACGGCGTTCATGCGCCGAAACCAGAGCTTTGGGGATAA
- the rpmI gene encoding 50S ribosomal protein L35 yields the protein MPKMKTKSSCKKRFKMTASGKVKAGQAGKQHGMIKRTNKFIRDARGTTTLSAPDAKIIKSMMPYAR from the coding sequence ATGCCCAAGATGAAGACCAAATCGAGCTGCAAAAAGCGGTTCAAAATGACGGCAAGTGGCAAGGTCAAAGCCGGCCAGGCTGGTAAGCAGCACGGCATGATCAAGCGCACAAACAAATTCATTCGCGATGCTCGCGGTACGACAACCCTATCTGCACCTGATGCCAAAATCATCAAGTCCATGATGCCATACGCACGCTAA
- a CDS encoding N-formylglutamate amidohydrolase, with protein sequence MNYKPFEIVGAERSGPWVIACDHASNLIPPFVNNGSLDLPAGDMGRHIAYDVGAKGVSLALGALLDAPVICSNFSRLVIDPNRGENDPTLLMKLYDGTIIPANRHADAKEKERRLDACYRPYHYALADLLETRPEAALLTIHSFTPQLAGRPKRPWHVGILHADDRRLCDPLLELLQQDQSLCVGRNEPYGGHLPGDTIDRHAISQGRHNTLVEIRNDLIHTVEQQANWAERLAPMLQNALRITLANEV encoded by the coding sequence ATGAACTACAAGCCATTTGAGATCGTAGGAGCCGAAAGAAGCGGCCCCTGGGTCATCGCTTGTGATCATGCATCAAACCTAATTCCACCCTTTGTAAATAACGGCAGCCTAGATCTTCCCGCTGGCGATATGGGCCGACACATAGCATATGACGTCGGAGCAAAAGGGGTTTCTCTCGCGCTCGGGGCCTTGCTTGATGCGCCAGTCATTTGCTCCAATTTTTCCCGCCTCGTGATTGACCCCAACAGAGGCGAGAACGATCCAACCTTGTTGATGAAGCTCTATGACGGAACCATCATTCCTGCCAACCGCCATGCTGACGCAAAAGAAAAGGAGCGCCGCCTAGACGCTTGCTACAGACCCTATCATTACGCTTTGGCAGACCTGCTCGAAACCCGACCAGAGGCTGCTCTTCTTACGATTCATAGCTTTACACCACAGCTCGCTGGACGACCCAAGCGACCATGGCATGTGGGCATTCTTCATGCAGACGACAGGCGCCTCTGCGATCCGCTATTGGAGCTACTACAGCAAGACCAGTCGCTCTGCGTGGGCCGCAACGAGCCCTACGGCGGGCACCTCCCGGGTGATACGATAGACAGGCACGCCATTTCTCAAGGGCGACACAACACCCTCGTTGAAATTCGCAACGATCTTATCCACACTGTTGAACAACAAGCGAATTGGGCAGAGCGCCTCGCCCCCATGTTGCAAAATGCTCTGCGCATCACCTTAGCAAACGAGGTCTGA
- the pheS gene encoding phenylalanine--tRNA ligase subunit alpha, giving the protein MDDLRDKYIAAIAAASDEATLEDLRLQAVGKKGEVSLQMRELGKMTAEERQVAGPKLNALKDEINSALAAKKAGLEDAALDERLRSEWLDVTLPSRLRGQGSIHPISQVTEEVTAIFADMGFAVAEGPRIDTDWYNFDALNIPGHHPARAEMDTFYMHRAEGDERPPHVLRTHTSPVQIRSMEKQGAPIRVICPGGVYRADYDQTHTPMFHQVEGLALDKDISMANLKWVLEEFVKAFFEVDDVELRFRASHFPFTEPSAEVDIRCSWEGGTLKVGEGDDWLEILGSGMVHPKVLQAGGIDPNEWQGFAFGMGIDRIAMLKYGIPDLRAFFDSDLRWLRHYGFASLDQPTLHGGLSR; this is encoded by the coding sequence ATGGACGATCTAAGAGACAAATACATCGCGGCGATTGCGGCTGCGTCTGATGAAGCCACGCTTGAGGACTTGCGCTTGCAAGCGGTCGGCAAAAAGGGCGAAGTGAGCCTTCAGATGCGGGAGCTGGGCAAGATGACTGCCGAGGAGCGGCAGGTGGCTGGGCCGAAGCTCAACGCGCTGAAAGACGAGATTAACTCGGCGCTCGCAGCTAAGAAGGCAGGCCTTGAAGATGCGGCGCTGGATGAGCGGCTGCGCAGCGAGTGGCTTGATGTGACATTGCCGAGCCGTTTGCGCGGGCAGGGGAGCATTCACCCGATCAGCCAAGTGACAGAAGAAGTCACCGCGATCTTTGCGGATATGGGCTTTGCTGTGGCCGAAGGGCCGCGGATCGACACCGATTGGTATAACTTCGACGCGCTGAACATTCCGGGCCATCACCCGGCGCGCGCGGAGATGGATACATTTTATATGCACCGTGCCGAGGGCGACGAACGGCCCCCGCATGTGCTTCGCACGCATACCAGCCCCGTGCAAATCCGCAGCATGGAGAAGCAGGGCGCGCCTATCCGCGTGATCTGCCCCGGCGGTGTGTATCGGGCGGATTATGACCAGACGCATACGCCGATGTTTCACCAAGTCGAAGGGCTGGCGCTGGATAAGGACATCTCGATGGCCAACCTCAAGTGGGTGCTCGAAGAGTTTGTGAAGGCGTTCTTTGAAGTCGATGATGTGGAGCTGCGCTTCCGCGCGAGCCACTTCCCGTTTACGGAGCCGTCTGCCGAAGTCGACATCCGCTGCTCATGGGAAGGCGGCACGCTCAAGGTTGGCGAGGGCGACGACTGGCTCGAAATTCTCGGTTCAGGCATGGTCCACCCCAAGGTGCTGCAAGCGGGCGGGATCGACCCGAACGAATGGCAAGGCTTTGCCTTTGGCATGGGCATCGACCGTATCGCTATGTTGAAATACGGCATCCCCGACTTGCGGGCGTTCTTTGACTCAGACCTGCGCTGGCTGCGCCACTATGGCTTCGCGAGCCTTGATCAACCGACACTTCATGGAGGGCTGAGCCGATGA
- the pyk gene encoding pyruvate kinase, whose translation MRRLRNVKIVATLGPASNDYEMIKRLHEAGADVFRLNMSHGGHDEIRERHRIIREIERELESPIAILADLQGPKLRVGVFANEEEELVEGQKFRFDLDETAGTNARVCLPHPEIFKALEDGTTLLVNDGKIRLKVETCGADFADCIVTAGGAISNRKGVNVPEVVLPLAALSEKDRADLEFVCQLGVDWIALSFVQRAADVEEAKALIDGRAAVLSKIEKPTAVTSFDEILAVSDGIMVARGDLGVELPVQNVPPIQKRLVRRCRAAAKPVIVATQMLESMIESPMPTRAEVSDVATAIYEGADAIMLSAESAAGQYPVEAVSTMNNVAVEVESDPTYREIIEASRVVKRESVADGIVAAAREIAESTDIKAICCFTQSGTTALLTARERPRVPIIALTSLRGTARRLALSWGTNCIMTGELERFKQAVVNAARAAQSAGYATAADQIVVTAGVPFNVPGTTNILRVAPCDQSLIFASDPE comes from the coding sequence ATGAGACGGCTCAGAAATGTAAAGATCGTGGCGACGTTGGGGCCTGCTTCGAACGATTATGAGATGATCAAGCGCTTGCACGAGGCAGGGGCCGATGTGTTCCGCCTAAACATGTCGCACGGTGGTCATGACGAGATTCGTGAGCGACATAGAATCATCCGTGAAATTGAGCGCGAACTTGAAAGTCCGATCGCGATTTTGGCGGATTTGCAGGGGCCAAAGCTGCGGGTCGGGGTCTTCGCCAACGAGGAAGAAGAGCTCGTTGAGGGGCAGAAATTCCGATTTGATCTTGATGAAACCGCTGGCACTAACGCCCGTGTTTGCTTGCCGCATCCTGAGATTTTCAAGGCGTTGGAAGATGGTACGACCCTGCTTGTGAACGACGGCAAGATCCGTCTGAAGGTCGAGACATGCGGCGCTGATTTTGCGGATTGTATTGTCACCGCAGGCGGTGCGATCTCCAACCGCAAAGGTGTTAACGTGCCTGAAGTGGTGCTGCCTTTGGCGGCTTTGTCGGAGAAAGATCGTGCGGATCTAGAGTTTGTCTGCCAGCTGGGTGTGGACTGGATCGCCCTGTCGTTTGTGCAGCGTGCAGCAGATGTAGAAGAGGCCAAAGCGTTGATTGATGGCCGTGCGGCTGTTCTTTCCAAGATTGAAAAGCCGACAGCGGTGACCAGCTTTGATGAAATTCTGGCTGTCTCGGACGGCATTATGGTGGCACGCGGCGATTTGGGTGTGGAGTTGCCTGTGCAGAACGTACCACCAATCCAGAAACGGCTTGTACGACGTTGTCGTGCGGCGGCCAAGCCTGTCATCGTGGCTACGCAAATGCTTGAAAGCATGATTGAGAGCCCAATGCCAACGCGTGCAGAAGTGAGCGATGTCGCGACGGCAATCTATGAGGGCGCGGATGCAATTATGCTTTCGGCGGAGTCCGCTGCGGGCCAGTATCCTGTGGAAGCCGTGAGCACGATGAATAATGTGGCAGTTGAGGTCGAGTCAGACCCAACTTATCGCGAGATCATCGAAGCCTCTCGTGTGGTCAAACGCGAAAGCGTGGCAGATGGGATCGTGGCGGCGGCGCGCGAGATTGCCGAATCGACAGACATCAAGGCGATCTGTTGCTTTACGCAGTCAGGCACAACCGCGCTTTTGACCGCGCGTGAGCGGCCACGTGTTCCAATCATTGCGCTAACGAGCTTGCGTGGCACGGCAAGGCGGCTGGCTCTAAGTTGGGGCACCAACTGCATCATGACGGGAGAACTTGAGCGATTTAAGCAAGCTGTAGTGAATGCTGCGCGCGCTGCGCAGAGCGCTGGATACGCGACAGCGGCAGATCAGATTGTTGTGACTGCGGGCGTTCCTTTCAATGTTCCAGGCACAACAAATATCTTGCGTGTGGCGCCTTGTGACCAAAGTTTGATTTTTGCCTCCGACCCAGAGTAG
- the pheT gene encoding phenylalanine--tRNA ligase subunit beta, which produces MKFTLSWLKDHLDTDASVDAICEALTDLGLEVEGVENPAERLKSFTLGKVTHAEQHPDADRLRVCTVQTDEGSKQIVCGAPNARTGITIVLCKPGDYVPGIDTTLSVGKIRGVESHGMMASERELELSDEHDGIIELPSGEIGELFIDWLAKNAPEKVDPTIEIAITPNRPDALGVRGIARDLAARGLGKLKPVETPSHDGQFACPISVTIEDDAKVDGCFVFAGRLIRGVKNGPSPEWLQQRLKAIGLRPISALVDITNFFTYDRNRPLHVFDAGKVSGNLRVHRAKAGDKIVGLDEKEYTFSGGQVVISDDNGIESIAGVMGGLATGCTEETTDVFLEAAYWDHIQIAMTGRALKINSDARYRNERGIDPAYNMQAMEDATAMIMELCGGEPSNVTVAGKAPDVSRAYKLDAKRVQSLVGMDIPETEQRQTLTALGFKLEGNMAQVPSWRPDVLGEADLVEEVARIASLTKLVGKPLTRASAGVPKQILLPLQKREQAARRTAAGLGYNECVTYSFVDQKSAALFGGGEDTTRLENPISSEMSHMRPDLLVGLLQAAARNQARGFADLALFEVGPVFHGGEPGEQALQVSGLLVGKTGPKDILGESRSVDVFDAKADAEAVLAAVGAPAKVQVMRDGPSWWHPGRHGKICLGPKKVLAIFGELHPKVLKEMGVKGPAVAFTVWPEEVPEARKKSATRPALKSSDLQAVERDFAFVVDERVEALTLINAAAGADKALIEDVRVFDEFIGGSLGEGKKSLAITVRMQPQDKTLKDEDIEAVAAKIVEKVTKATGGSLRG; this is translated from the coding sequence ATGAAATTCACACTCTCTTGGCTGAAAGACCATCTCGACACCGACGCCAGCGTTGATGCGATTTGTGAAGCGCTCACGGACCTCGGGCTTGAGGTTGAAGGGGTTGAGAACCCTGCCGAGCGCCTTAAGAGTTTTACGCTGGGCAAGGTGACCCATGCGGAGCAGCATCCTGATGCGGACCGTTTGCGTGTCTGCACCGTGCAGACTGACGAGGGCAGCAAGCAGATCGTTTGTGGCGCGCCGAATGCGCGCACGGGGATCACTATCGTCTTGTGCAAGCCCGGTGATTATGTGCCGGGGATCGACACGACGCTGTCTGTTGGCAAAATTCGCGGGGTCGAGAGCCACGGGATGATGGCGTCAGAGCGCGAGCTTGAGCTCAGTGACGAGCATGACGGGATTATCGAGCTTCCCTCTGGTGAGATTGGCGAGTTGTTCATTGACTGGCTGGCAAAGAATGCGCCTGAGAAGGTCGACCCGACCATCGAGATTGCGATCACGCCGAACCGCCCTGATGCGCTGGGCGTGCGCGGGATTGCGCGTGACTTGGCGGCGCGGGGGCTGGGCAAGCTCAAGCCTGTGGAAACGCCGAGCCATGACGGGCAATTCGCATGCCCTATCAGTGTCACCATTGAGGACGACGCCAAGGTAGACGGCTGCTTTGTTTTTGCGGGTCGTCTTATTCGCGGTGTGAAGAACGGGCCTTCGCCTGAGTGGCTGCAACAGCGCCTCAAAGCGATTGGTTTGCGTCCGATCTCGGCGCTTGTCGATATTACGAACTTCTTCACATACGATCGTAACCGCCCTTTGCATGTGTTTGATGCGGGCAAGGTGAGCGGCAATCTGCGGGTGCATCGCGCCAAGGCGGGTGACAAGATTGTTGGCTTGGACGAGAAGGAATATACCTTCTCTGGCGGTCAGGTTGTGATCTCGGATGACAACGGCATTGAGAGCATTGCGGGCGTTATGGGCGGGTTGGCCACGGGCTGCACCGAGGAGACAACAGATGTTTTCCTTGAGGCCGCCTATTGGGACCATATCCAGATCGCCATGACGGGACGTGCGCTCAAGATCAACTCTGATGCGCGGTACCGCAACGAGCGCGGGATTGACCCTGCTTACAACATGCAGGCCATGGAAGATGCGACCGCCATGATCATGGAGCTGTGCGGCGGTGAGCCGAGCAATGTGACCGTGGCAGGCAAGGCACCTGATGTGAGCCGCGCGTATAAGCTTGATGCGAAGCGGGTGCAGAGCCTTGTGGGCATGGATATTCCCGAGACGGAGCAACGGCAGACGCTGACGGCGCTGGGCTTCAAGCTTGAGGGCAATATGGCGCAGGTGCCGAGCTGGCGGCCTGATGTTCTGGGTGAGGCGGATTTGGTCGAAGAGGTTGCGCGGATTGCGAGCTTGACCAAGCTTGTTGGTAAGCCTCTGACGCGGGCGAGCGCGGGCGTGCCAAAGCAAATTTTGTTGCCGCTTCAGAAGCGCGAGCAGGCAGCGCGGCGCACGGCGGCGGGCCTTGGCTACAACGAGTGCGTGACCTACTCTTTTGTCGATCAGAAGAGCGCGGCTCTGTTTGGCGGCGGGGAAGATACCACGCGGCTTGAGAACCCGATTTCAAGCGAGATGAGCCATATGCGGCCTGATCTTCTTGTCGGGCTGTTGCAGGCTGCGGCACGCAACCAAGCGCGCGGGTTTGCAGACCTTGCTTTGTTTGAGGTTGGGCCAGTGTTTCACGGCGGCGAACCGGGAGAGCAGGCTTTGCAAGTCTCTGGGCTTTTGGTTGGCAAGACGGGTCCGAAGGATATTTTGGGCGAGAGCCGTTCTGTTGATGTGTTTGACGCGAAAGCGGATGCTGAAGCTGTTCTGGCCGCTGTTGGTGCGCCTGCCAAGGTGCAGGTCATGCGCGACGGGCCGAGCTGGTGGCATCCTGGACGGCACGGTAAAATCTGTCTTGGACCGAAAAAAGTCTTGGCGATCTTTGGCGAGCTGCACCCCAAAGTGCTTAAGGAGATGGGCGTGAAGGGGCCAGCTGTGGCCTTTACCGTCTGGCCAGAAGAGGTTCCTGAAGCGCGCAAGAAGAGCGCGACACGTCCAGCTCTGAAGTCGAGCGATTTGCAGGCTGTGGAGCGTGACTTTGCTTTTGTGGTGGATGAACGTGTCGAAGCGCTGACGCTTATCAATGCGGCGGCGGGAGCTGACAAGGCTTTGATCGAAGATGTCCGCGTCTTTGACGAGTTCATTGGTGGCTCGCTCGGTGAGGGCAAGAAGAGCCTTGCCATCACTGTGCGAATGCAGCCCCAAGACAAGACGTTAAAGGACGAAGACATCGAGGCTGTTGCGGCCAAGATTGTTGAGAAAGTCACGAAGGCAACGGGCGGGAGCCTGCGCGGGTAA
- a CDS encoding DUF1244 domain-containing protein — translation MDDQTKLEIEAAAFRTLQKHLMQDRTDVQNIDLMNLAGFCRNCLARWYQEAANERGIDISKDEAREAYYGMTMDEWKANYQTEASLAKQAEFEVAFKENVTDKS, via the coding sequence ATGGACGATCAAACCAAATTGGAAATCGAAGCCGCCGCTTTTCGCACCTTGCAAAAACATCTGATGCAAGACCGTACCGATGTGCAAAACATCGACTTGATGAACCTTGCAGGCTTTTGCCGCAATTGCCTTGCTCGTTGGTATCAGGAAGCGGCAAACGAGCGCGGCATTGATATCTCAAAAGACGAGGCCCGCGAAGCCTACTACGGCATGACCATGGACGAGTGGAAAGCCAATTATCAAACAGAGGCTAGCCTCGCAAAGCAGGCGGAGTTTGAAGTGGCGTTCAAAGAAAATGTGACAGACAAGAGTTAG
- a CDS encoding calcium-binding protein, giving the protein MGLFLLFSLAAGSAALLGVINLFDGGSATPEASAEEIALLEGDAITATEQMLADDLTRGEDIEALDLTPFTTEYDEYYVDFTATPDDDLIVLPQEGSTDYPDYGTGSVIFGDAGDDTMIGQDAGDVFFGEAGDDELFGGGGDDQLFGGAGNDLLSGGAGNDLLTTETADGSDTLYGGAGDDEIAAFGEIDTDAIHHISGGAGDDNITLQGGAYLVSLGSGADMVTLQPEDGESGVSSAALISDFDVIEDTLMIMVEGPSSSAATALTYTLSQVETDLGLATLVEPAVSNVAIATALAGSVNGGVALLLGVTPDQLTAANIQVVLG; this is encoded by the coding sequence ATGGGTTTGTTTTTGCTGTTCAGCCTCGCGGCTGGGTCCGCTGCGCTCTTAGGCGTGATCAATCTGTTTGACGGCGGCAGTGCCACACCAGAGGCCAGCGCCGAAGAAATCGCCCTGCTTGAAGGCGACGCCATCACAGCCACAGAGCAAATGCTTGCCGATGACCTGACCCGCGGAGAAGACATCGAAGCGCTCGACCTCACGCCCTTCACAACAGAATACGACGAATACTATGTCGACTTCACAGCCACGCCCGACGACGATCTGATCGTGCTCCCGCAAGAGGGCTCCACTGATTATCCCGACTATGGCACAGGCTCGGTTATCTTCGGCGATGCGGGCGATGACACCATGATCGGCCAAGACGCGGGTGATGTCTTCTTCGGTGAGGCCGGCGACGATGAACTCTTCGGCGGCGGCGGTGATGACCAGCTCTTTGGCGGCGCGGGCAATGATCTCTTGTCAGGTGGCGCTGGCAACGACCTCCTCACAACAGAAACAGCCGACGGCAGCGATACGCTCTATGGCGGCGCTGGTGACGACGAAATCGCCGCCTTTGGCGAGATCGACACAGACGCTATTCACCACATTTCAGGTGGCGCTGGCGATGACAACATCACCCTTCAAGGCGGCGCCTATCTGGTCAGCCTCGGAAGCGGAGCCGATATGGTCACGCTTCAACCCGAAGATGGCGAAAGCGGTGTCAGCTCCGCCGCGCTGATCAGTGACTTTGACGTCATTGAGGACACCCTAATGATCATGGTCGAAGGCCCGAGCAGCAGCGCCGCCACCGCGCTCACCTATACGCTCAGCCAAGTCGAAACAGACCTTGGCCTCGCAACCCTTGTTGAGCCTGCAGTCTCCAACGTAGCTATCGCCACCGCCCTCGCAGGAAGCGTCAACGGCGGGGTCGCGCTTTTGCTTGGCGTCACCCCCGACCAGCTCACAGCCGCCAATATTCAGGTCGTACTCGGCTAA
- the rplT gene encoding 50S ribosomal protein L20: MSRVKGGTTTHARHKKVIKAAKGYYGRRKNTFKVARQAVDKANQYATRDRKNRKRNFRALWIQRINAAVRSHDATLTYSRFINGLSLAGIEVDRKVLADLAVHEPEAFGAIVAQAQGALAA, from the coding sequence ATGTCGAGAGTAAAAGGCGGAACAACCACACACGCACGTCACAAGAAAGTTATTAAGGCAGCCAAAGGTTATTATGGCCGTCGTAAAAATACTTTTAAGGTCGCGCGCCAGGCGGTGGACAAAGCAAACCAATATGCAACCCGTGACCGCAAGAATCGCAAGCGCAATTTCCGCGCTCTGTGGATCCAGCGGATCAACGCGGCTGTGCGTTCGCACGATGCGACGCTGACATATTCGCGCTTTATCAATGGCTTGAGCCTTGCTGGTATCGAAGTGGACCGTAAAGTCCTCGCCGATCTGGCTGTACATGAGCCCGAAGCCTTCGGTGCGATTGTTGCACAAGCACAAGGCGCGCTGGCTGCTTAA
- a CDS encoding D-amino-acid transaminase: MTRTVFVNGAYVPENEAKISIFDRGFLMADGVYEVTSVLQGKLIDFEGHAVRLERSLNELDMGMPCTMDELLEIHRELVRVNEIDEGLVYLQITRGSDGDRDFAFPDPETTKPTLVLFTQSKPGMANSAASQKGAKIISIEDIRWGRRDIKTVQLLYPSMGKMMAKKVGCDDAWMVEEGFVTEGTSNNAYIVKGNKIITRGLSNDILHGITRAAVLRMAKEAQMEVEERSFTIEEAKEADEAFTTSASAFVMPVVEIDGATMGDGTPGPIAKRLREIYLDESLKKAI; encoded by the coding sequence ATGACACGCACAGTTTTTGTAAATGGCGCTTATGTGCCTGAAAATGAAGCCAAGATCTCGATCTTTGATCGTGGATTTTTGATGGCTGATGGGGTCTATGAGGTAACTTCAGTCCTCCAAGGCAAACTGATCGATTTTGAAGGACATGCCGTGCGCCTAGAACGCTCATTGAATGAGTTGGATATGGGAATGCCGTGCACGATGGATGAACTTCTGGAAATCCACCGTGAGCTTGTGCGCGTCAACGAGATTGACGAGGGTCTTGTCTATCTGCAGATCACCCGCGGCTCTGATGGCGACCGTGACTTTGCCTTCCCTGATCCTGAAACGACCAAACCAACGCTTGTACTGTTTACTCAAAGCAAACCAGGAATGGCGAACAGCGCCGCCTCTCAGAAAGGTGCAAAGATCATCTCCATTGAGGACATTCGTTGGGGTCGACGCGACATCAAAACAGTACAGCTTCTCTACCCTTCAATGGGTAAAATGATGGCAAAAAAAGTGGGTTGTGATGACGCTTGGATGGTCGAAGAAGGTTTTGTAACCGAAGGGACGTCTAACAACGCCTATATCGTGAAGGGTAACAAGATCATCACGCGTGGGCTTTCAAACGATATCCTGCATGGGATAACCCGTGCCGCTGTTCTGCGGATGGCGAAAGAGGCTCAAATGGAAGTCGAAGAGCGTAGCTTTACGATTGAGGAAGCCAAAGAAGCTGATGAGGCGTTCACGACATCTGCAAGTGCGTTTGTGATGCCTGTTGTCGAGATTGATGGCGCGACGATGGGAGACGGAACGCCCGGTCCAATCGCTAAACGCCTGCGCGAGATTTACCTCGATGAGAGCCTTAAAAAAGCAATTTAG
- the dgcN gene encoding N-acetyltransferase DgcN, which produces MIKTPYLLFLGDAPDQLAAKVAQGIKDWRPENAVGQFRMDGCKADMGLADMTLEEAKAAGAKTLVIGVANRGGIISQEWKKVLVTALEEGFDLASGLHNLLREEADLVAVAEATGRMLHDVRIPEVKYPIANGEPRKGKRLLAVGTDCSVGKMYTALCMDKEMQDRGMKSTFRATGQTGILITGGGVPLDAVIADFMAGSIEWLTPDNDEDHWDIIEGQGSLFHVSYSGVTMALIHGGQPDALVVCHEPTREHMRGLPGYSLPSLEAVRDMALQLARVANPACEVIGYAVNTQNMDDDAARAYLADIEVKTGLPATDPYRYGAGKLVDALAALS; this is translated from the coding sequence ATGATCAAAACACCATACCTTCTCTTTCTCGGCGATGCGCCAGATCAACTCGCTGCAAAAGTTGCACAAGGCATCAAGGACTGGCGCCCCGAAAATGCCGTAGGTCAGTTTCGCATGGATGGCTGCAAGGCAGACATGGGCCTAGCTGATATGACCTTGGAAGAGGCAAAAGCCGCAGGCGCAAAGACGCTCGTGATTGGCGTCGCCAATCGTGGTGGGATCATTAGCCAAGAGTGGAAAAAAGTCCTGGTGACAGCACTCGAGGAAGGCTTTGACCTTGCGTCTGGCCTGCACAACTTGCTGCGCGAGGAGGCTGATCTTGTGGCCGTCGCCGAAGCGACGGGCCGTATGCTTCATGATGTGCGTATTCCAGAAGTGAAATATCCCATCGCCAATGGCGAGCCTCGCAAAGGTAAGCGCCTCTTGGCTGTTGGCACAGATTGCTCTGTCGGCAAGATGTATACGGCGCTTTGCATGGACAAAGAGATGCAGGACCGCGGTATGAAGTCGACTTTCCGCGCAACTGGCCAAACAGGCATCCTGATTACGGGTGGGGGTGTTCCGCTCGATGCTGTGATTGCCGACTTCATGGCGGGTTCGATCGAGTGGCTCACGCCTGATAACGATGAAGACCACTGGGATATCATCGAAGGCCAAGGCAGCTTGTTTCATGTCTCGTATTCAGGCGTGACTATGGCTCTGATCCACGGGGGCCAACCTGATGCATTGGTGGTCTGTCACGAGCCAACGCGCGAGCATATGCGCGGCCTTCCCGGCTATTCGCTGCCAAGCCTTGAAGCAGTGCGCGATATGGCCTTGCAGCTTGCACGCGTGGCTAATCCTGCCTGTGAAGTGATTGGCTATGCCGTAAACACCCAGAACATGGATGATGATGCTGCTCGCGCTTACCTTGCTGATATTGAAGTGAAAACGGGCCTACCAGCAACAGACCCTTACCGCTATGGTGCGGGCAAGCTGGTTGATGCGCTTGCGGCACTGAGCTAA